Proteins found in one Ovis aries strain OAR_USU_Benz2616 breed Rambouillet chromosome 19, ARS-UI_Ramb_v3.0, whole genome shotgun sequence genomic segment:
- the LOC101118735 gene encoding myosin regulatory light polypeptide 9-like, with the protein MSSKRAKTKTTKKHPQRATSNVFAMFDQSQIQEFKEAFSMIDQNRDGFIDKEDLHDMLASLGKNPADEYLDAMMNEAPGPINFTMFLTMFGEKLNGTDPEDVIRNAFACFDEEATGTIQEDYLRELTTRGDWFTDEEVDELYREAPIDKKGNFSYIKFTRILKHGAKDKDN; encoded by the coding sequence ATGTCGAGCAAAAGAGCAAAGACCAAGACCACCAAGAAGCACCCCCAGCGTGCGACCTCCAATGTGTTCGCCATGTTTGACCAGTCCCAGATTCAAGAGTTCAAGGAGGCTTTCAGCATGATCGACCAGAACAGGGATGGGTTCATTGACAAGGAAGACTTGCATGACATGCTTGCTTCCCTGGGAAAAAATCCAGCTGATGAGTATCTGGATGCCATGATGAATGAGGCTCCAGGTCCCATAAATTTTACCATGTTTCTCACAATGTTTGGTGAAAAGTTAAATGGCACAGATCCAGAAGATGTCATCAGAAATGCTTTTGCTTGCTTTGATGAAGAAGCAACTGGCACCATTCAGGAGGATTACCTGAGAGAACTGACCACAAGGGGAGActggtttacagatgaggaagtggatGAGCTGTACAGAGAAGCACCTATTGACAAAAAGGGGAATTTCAGTTACATCAAGTTCACACGCATCCTTAAGCATGgagcaaaagacaaagacaacTAA